In the genome of Augochlora pura isolate Apur16 chromosome 8, APUR_v2.2.1, whole genome shotgun sequence, one region contains:
- the Ntf-2 gene encoding nuclear transport factor-2 isoform X1 gives MALNPQYEVIGKGFVQQYYALFDDPAQRPNLINMYNTESSFMTFEGLQIQGAIKIMEKLTSLSFQKINRIITAIDSQPMFDGGVLINVLGRLQADEDPPHAFSQVFVLKPLGNSFFCQHDIFRLGIHDTA, from the exons ATGGCATTAAACCCCCAATATGAAGTTATCGGAAAGGGTTTCGTTCAACAGTATTATGCACTGTTTGATGATCCCGCACAGAgaccaaatttaataaacatgtaTAAT ACCGAGTCGTCCTTCATGACGTTTGAAGGTTTGCAAATACAGGGTGCTattaaaatcatggaaaaatTAACT AGTTTatcgtttcaaaaaattaatcggATAATTACTGCCATTGATTCGCAACCAATGTTCGATGGTGGTGTTCTCATAAATGTTTTAGGAAGGTTGCag GCAGATGAGGATCCACCACATGCCTTCTCACAAGTCTTTGTACTGAAGCCACTGGGGAACTCATTCTTCTGTCAGCATGACATCTTTCGCCTTGGCATTCATGATACTGCATGA
- the Hpd gene encoding 4-hydroxyphenylpyruvate dioxygenase: protein MTTYTDKGPKPLGGKFLSFDHITFWVGNAKQAAGYYCLRMGFEPLGYRGLETGKRQIASHVVKQNKIIFVFESSYKPDGGEIGRHVLRHGDGVRDIAFNVEDIYTIVKIAKERGAKIIKDIWEEKDEYGVVKFATIQTYGDTYHTLIDRSRYKGFFLPGFQQLPEDKSIKNLPKVGLNFVDHVVGNQPDKQMERVAKWYEECLQFHRFWSVDDSQLHTEYSALRSIVMTNWEETVKMPINEPATGKKRSQIQEYVEYYGGAGVQHIALNTDNIIEAIQNLQARGMEFLNVPDSYYDMLRNRLKNSGVKILEDLNTLQKLKILIDYDEDGYLLQIFTKNMQDRPTLFIEVIQRRNHNGFGAGNFQALFEAIEMEQAKRGNL from the exons ATG ACTACATACACAGATAAAGGTCCAAAG cCTTTGGGAGGAAAGTTTCTGTCTTTTGACCACATAACGTTTTGGGTTGGAAATGCGAAGCAG GCAGCTGGTTATTATTGCTTGAGAATGGGCTTTGAACCCTTGGGTTACCGTGGTTTGGAAACTGGTAAAAGACAAATAGCATCCCATgttgttaaacaaaataag attatttttgtatttgaatcATCGTATAAACCTGATGGTGGAGAAATAGGACGTCACGTTTTACGACATGGTGATGGGGTTCGAGATATTGCATTCAATGTCGAGGACATTTATACCATTGTAAAG ATTGCCAAGGAAAGAGGAGCGAAAATCATAAAAGACATATGGGAAGAAAAGGATGAATATGGTGTTGTGAAATTTGCTACTATACAAACT TATGGGGACACGTATCACACACTCATAGACAGATCAAGGTATAAAGGATTCTTCTTGCCAGGATTTCAACAACTGCCAGAagataaatctataaaaaattt gcCAAAAGTTGGATTAAATTTCGTAGACCATGTTGTTGGCAATCAACCTGATAAACAAATGGAGCGTGTTGCAAAATG GTACGAGGAATGTTTACAGTTTCATAGATTCTGGTCAGTAGATGATAGTCAGCTACATACAGAATATTCTGCTTTACGTTCTATTGTCATGACTAATTGGGAAGAAACTGTAAAAATGCCTATTAATGAACCAGCTACTGGCAAGAAACGATCTCAAATACAGGAATACGTTGAGTATTATGGGGGAGCAGGTGTACAACACATTGCTCTGAACACAGACAACATAATTGAAGCT ATACAAAATTTGCAAGCTCGAGGTATGGAATTTCTAAATGTACCAGACTCTTATTATGACATGCTaagaaatcgtttaaaaaatagtggtgtaaaaattttagaagatCTTAACACGCTTCAG aaactaaaaattttaatcgattacgACGAGGATGGTTATCTTCTGCAAATATTCACGAAGAATATGCAAGACAGGCCAACACTTTTTATAGAAGTAATTCAAAGACGTAACCATAAT GGATTTGGAGCTGGAAACTTTCAAGCTTTGTTCGAAGCTATAGAAATGGAGCAAGCTAAACGCGGCAACTTGTAA
- the Ntf-2 gene encoding nuclear transport factor-2 isoform X2: protein MALNPQYEVIGKGFVQQYYALFDDPAQRPNLINMYNTESSFMTFEGLQIQGAIKIMEKLTSLSFQKINRIITAIDSQPMFDGGVLINVLGRLQTDEDQPHAYIQTFVLKPIGTSFYVQHDIFRLALHDTV, encoded by the exons ATGGCATTAAACCCCCAATATGAAGTTATCGGAAAGGGTTTCGTTCAACAGTATTATGCACTGTTTGATGATCCCGCACAGAgaccaaatttaataaacatgtaTAAT ACCGAGTCGTCCTTCATGACGTTTGAAGGTTTGCAAATACAGGGTGCTattaaaatcatggaaaaatTAACT AGTTTatcgtttcaaaaaattaatcggATAATTACTGCCATTGATTCGCAACCAATGTTCGATGGTGGTGTTCTCATAAATGTTTTAGGAAGGTTGCag ACTGATGAGGATCAGCCCCATGCATACATCCAGACATTTGTCCTGAAGCCAATTGGCACCAGCTTTTACGTGCAGCATGACATCTTCAGACTTGCTCTGCACGACACGGTTTAG